In Sphingobacterium sp. R2, the genomic stretch AAACGGATTCAAGATCAAAATGAATCCAAAATTCCTGTCTATTGAACAGCATAGCGAACTGCGCTGGAAAGGAGATTTATTCTTTCCAGGTATTTTTGATGGCGAGCATTATTTTAGGTTAGAACAAGTGGGAGCTTCACAAGTTAGATTTGTCCAAGGCGAATTATTTTCTGGATTGTTGGTTCCTTTTCTGGGAAAACTACTGACAGAAACGAAGCGCGGATTTGAACTTTTCAACATAGCGATAAAAAGGCGGGTGGAGTATCGAT encodes the following:
- a CDS encoding SRPBCC domain-containing protein, with amino-acid sequence MKKIETSILIEATIEEVWQVLSEFKAYSQWSPTIKQFEKQPVVGKRCKVLLQQPNGFKIKMNPKFLSIEQHSELRWKGDLFFPGIFDGEHYFRLEQVGASQVRFVQGELFSGLLVPFLGKLLTETKRGFELFNIAIKRRVEYRS